A genomic segment from Candidatus Korarchaeota archaeon NZ13-K encodes:
- a CDS encoding isocitrate/isopropylmalate dehydrogenase family protein, which yields MPRIALIPGDGVGPEVMDAVVPLLEVVADHLNIPMDLRFYEAGDETKRKIGVALPDETFQGVLKADATLMVAIGETAREVILPLRQKLDLYANLRPARSYPVPKAVPGFDLTIVRENTEDLYIMSGWSGDDAAVDLRVITKRGSERICRFGYEYARRRGKERVYVVHKANVLEGCRLFRRVCSQVASEEGFEYREMYVDSAAMRIATDRPFDVIITTNMFGDILSDLAAAFIGGLGMYPSANLGEGRAIFEPVHGTAPELAGRNLANPMATMLSASMMLDWLGYGRGARLIEDAVRRACELGFVTPDVGGSLGTREVGQRVLEILRSFL from the coding sequence ATGCCGAGGATAGCCTTGATCCCGGGAGACGGTGTCGGTCCGGAGGTAATGGATGCTGTGGTCCCCCTGCTGGAGGTTGTGGCTGACCACCTGAACATCCCGATGGATCTCAGGTTCTACGAGGCCGGTGATGAGACCAAGAGGAAGATAGGAGTCGCACTGCCGGATGAGACTTTTCAGGGAGTTTTGAAGGCGGATGCCACCCTCATGGTGGCCATAGGGGAGACCGCGAGGGAGGTTATACTTCCCCTGAGGCAGAAACTTGATCTTTACGCTAATCTCAGGCCGGCCAGGTCCTATCCCGTGCCAAAGGCCGTTCCCGGGTTCGATCTCACGATAGTCAGGGAGAACACTGAGGACCTCTACATAATGTCCGGGTGGAGCGGCGATGATGCTGCCGTGGATCTCAGGGTGATAACTAAACGGGGGAGTGAGCGCATATGCAGGTTCGGCTACGAGTACGCGAGGAGGAGGGGGAAGGAGAGGGTTTACGTTGTTCACAAGGCCAATGTGCTGGAGGGATGCAGGCTCTTCAGGAGGGTTTGCTCACAGGTGGCCTCGGAGGAGGGATTCGAGTACAGGGAGATGTACGTTGACAGTGCGGCCATGAGGATAGCCACTGACAGGCCCTTTGACGTGATAATAACTACCAACATGTTCGGTGACATACTCTCGGACCTGGCGGCGGCCTTCATAGGGGGGCTGGGCATGTACCCTAGCGCTAACCTGGGCGAGGGGAGGGCGATATTCGAGCCGGTCCACGGGACCGCTCCCGAACTGGCCGGGAGGAACCTGGCCAACCCCATGGCGACCATGCTCTCGGCCTCGATGATGCTAGATTGGTTGGGATACGGAAGGGGGGCTAGGTTGATTGAGGATGCCGTGAGAAGGGCCTGTGAGCTGGGGTTCGTCACCCCTGACGTAGGAGGTTCCCTCGGGACCAGGGAGGTGGGCCAGAGGGTATTGGAGATCCTGAGGTCCTTCCTCTGA
- the leuD gene encoding 3-isopropylmalate dehydratase small subunit (catalyzes the isomerization between 2-isopropylmalate and 3-isopropylmalate in leucine biosynthesis), with the protein MRYGDNVDTDVIIPARYLKHGSDAEVLRAHAMEDLDPLFREKVRERRIVVAGRNFGCGSSREQAVLALKYSGVELVIAESFARIFFRNAINLGLPLLELPEAWVIEDGDLVEASLEEGVVRLPERGITLKGRKLPDFMLDMIKAGGLIPYLKGMR; encoded by the coding sequence ATGAGGTACGGAGACAATGTAGATACTGATGTCATAATACCAGCCAGGTACCTGAAGCACGGCTCCGACGCGGAAGTCCTGAGGGCCCACGCCATGGAGGACCTGGATCCCCTCTTCCGGGAGAAGGTGAGGGAGAGGAGAATAGTGGTTGCGGGGAGAAACTTCGGCTGTGGATCCAGCAGGGAGCAGGCCGTCCTAGCGTTGAAGTACTCTGGAGTCGAGCTGGTTATAGCTGAGAGCTTCGCCAGGATATTCTTCAGGAATGCTATAAACCTCGGTCTCCCCCTGCTGGAGCTCCCGGAGGCATGGGTGATAGAGGACGGCGATCTCGTCGAGGCCTCCCTGGAGGAGGGGGTCGTGCGGCTGCCGGAGAGGGGGATAACCCTGAAGGGGAGGAAGCTGCCGGATTTCATGCTTGATATGATCAAGGCTGGGGGATTGATCCCCTATCTCAAGGGGATGAGATGA